One Labeo rohita strain BAU-BD-2019 chromosome 12, IGBB_LRoh.1.0, whole genome shotgun sequence genomic region harbors:
- the tmem94 gene encoding transmembrane protein 94 isoform X1, protein MELQDKKQEEAATPLGLSTAQALCTLRDQLSNLLGQHQKSSRRRSTVQELWAKSFLHHDSRHSCFHWPGAVLTLVVVVGLLCCHGSQPKGSQGIELVNAGALFLLLLLNLFLIGRQQRLRTSEMVRRLKSIISQLNDFLERSAGHPLRWAPSLYPDLYTPTSPSWSLHWTFRDEQLVNLPVSLLVEGDVIALRPGQEAFASLRGIKDDEHIVLEPGDLFPPFSPPPSPRGNERKGPHSPQQYRLFRVVRTPILDSVRNSLDLALSRPITALDNERFTVQSIIAKFACPAVLVAFFSINTIRYFCDTPSLTPGPFNFLQLQMMGVLPILPLLFPVMWILVNAYGEARVLAESSRNSPTGLLAKFSEDTLSSYTEVVSSQEMLRCVWRYLVSVLKGESQTLCYTSSLLHSLGSVTVLCCVDKQGILSWPNPSPETVLFFSGRVEPPHDSQDDLRDDLSVNSLCRTEGEEERDEAQEGEALLCLPAFEPSLHMAEQEPSETSHDTARSSDTQRQRRGPQTTRSKHPSGSNVSFSHDTEGGEDDIAQPCGVGDDLCEAEDFVCDYHLEMLSLSQDQQNPVSIQFDDSGWQNHLPSLKPLGLNILLNLCNATVTQQLCRFSDHLSNLALQECHGAVLPVHVPWGLCELSRLIGFTPGARELFKHENHLALYQLPSGEKAKESVPRRLHHFTKRQPPISHLISLFVRDSTTDNVQMLSHGSADLILEACTDFWDGADIYPLSGSDRKKVLDFYQRACLSGYCSAFAYKPMQVALSGQLNGKCVELAPGPTLFSGVELPSTTPIKHGSRRNSWSSDEGIGEGLEKEDCVQALSGQIFMGMVSSQFQARLDTVRLIENLVGACIRFVYFSMEDELRSKVFAEKMGLETGWNCHISLTPNGDGHCDGAPSSPSQAGSLHDDLLQDSRDDAEGPLLPEDQSDLASFQPTDSDVPSFLEDCNRAKLPRGIHQVRPHLKNIDNVPLLVPLFTDCTPETMCEMMKIMQENREVTCCLGSSANFRNSCLFLQSDISISLDPLYPSRCSWETFGYAAGCGLNGDCDELSPMGLSASLNSLACSMSFHQGESVSMVKLIEQARHTTYGIRKCFLFLLQCQLTLVIIQFLACLIQLPPPMNITDILWLSCFCYPLLSVSFLGKPPDSSVMTVATGKNLDSIPRKTQHYFLGWFLLKFGLTMLAYLVGFGFSLQEMCFRAANLTRTDNSSITCTHILTSSSQDGPQWFGELSNGLLLIQKIMAGFLALHTVVISLSYVHRSQPLWRRNPFSNTWWCLTVPVVLLGQVVQAVIDYQLWQDRNTEIVFTLHHIPLLVWLLVSLSIVLVVLINEAVKLHEIRVRVRYQKRQKLQFETKLGMNSPF, encoded by the exons ATGGAGCTACAGGATAAGAAACAG GAGGAGGCGGCGACTCCACTGGGACTGTCCACGGCTCAGGCTCTGTGCACCCTACGGGACCAGCTGTCCAACTTACTGGGGCAACACCAGAAATCCAGCCGGCGCAGATCCACCGTACAG GAGCTATGGGCCAAGAGCTTCCTTCACCATGACAGCCGGCATTCGTGCTTCCATTGGCCCGGAGCTGTTCTCACTCTGGTTGTGGTGGTTGGGCTGCTGTGTTGTCACGGCAGCCAGCCGAAGGGCAG TCAAGGTATAGAGTTAGTGAACGCGGGTGCACTCTTCCTGCTCCTGCTACTGAACCTCTTCCTCATTGGGCGGCAGCAGAGGTTACGGACGAGTGAGATGGTGCGGAGGCTCAAGTCCATCATCTCACAGCTGAACG ATTTTTTGGAGAGAAGTGCAGGACATCCACTCCGATGGGCCCCCTCTTTGTATCCTGACCTCTACACCCCCACTTCCCCTTCCTGGTCACTGCATTGGACATTCAGAGATGAGCAGCTGGTTAATCTACCTGTCAGTCTTTTGGTGGAAGGTGATGTTATTGCTCTTAGACCGGGCCAAGAAGCCTTTGCATCTCTCAGAGGCATCAAG GACGACGAACACATTGTGCTGGAGCCAGGAGACCTTTTTCCGCCGTTCTCTCCTCCTCCCTCCCCACGCGGGAATGAGCGGAAGGGCCCCCACAGTCCTCAGCAGTACCGCCTCTTTAGGGTGGTGCGCACACCTATACTCGACAGTGTCAG GAACAGTCTTGACCTGGCTCTCTCCCGTCCAATCACAGCCCTTGATAATGAGCGGTTTACAGTGCAGTCCATTATTGCCAAATTCGCCTGTCCTGCTGTATTG GTGGCCTTTTTCTCTATTAACACGATCCGGTACTTCTGTGACACTCCCAGTCTCACCCCTGGACCTTTCAACTTCCTTCAGTTGCAG ATGATGGGTGTATTGCCCATTTTACCTCTGCTGTTTCCTGTGATGTGGATTCTGGTCAATGCGTACGGAGAGGCCCGTGTGTTAGCCGAGTCCAGCCGTAACTCTCCCACTGGCCTG CTTGCTAAGTTCTCTGAGGACACTCTAAGCAGCTACACGGAAGTGGTGTCCTCCCAG GAGATGCTACGCTGTGTGTGGAGATACCTGGTCAGTGTTTTGAAGGGAGAGTCCCAGACCCTCTGTTATACCTCCAGTCTGCTGCACTCGTTGGGTTCAGTCACT GTGCTTTGCTGTGTGGATAAGCAGGGCATTCTGTCCTGGCCCAATCCCAGTCCCGAGACTGTGCTATTCTTCAGCGGACGAGTAGAACCACCTCATGACAGCCAGGATGACCTCAGAGACGACCTGTCAGTCAACTCCCTCTGCAGGACAGAGGGCGAGGAGGAACGAGATGAG GCTCAGGAAGGTGAAGCACTGCTGTGTTTACCGGCGTTTGAACCCTCCCTTCACATGGCTGAGCAGGAACCCAGCGAGACGTCACATGACACCGCCCGCTCCTCAGACACCCAGCGCCAACGTCGAGGACCCCAAACCACCCGTTCCAAACACCCATCAGGCTCCAATGTCAGTTTCAGCCATGACACTGAGGGTGGTGAAGATGACATTGCTCAG CCATGCGGTGTGGGTGATGATCTGTGTGAAGCAGAAGATTTTGTGTGCGACTATCATCTGGAGATGTTGAGCCTGTCCCAGGATCAGCAGAACCCTGTCAGCATCCAGTTTGATGACTCTGGTTGGCAGAATCACCTGCCCTCTTTGAAGCCTCTTGGCTTGAACATCCTGTTGAACCTGTGCAATGCCACCGTCACCCAGCAGCTCTGCAGATTCTCCGATCACTTGTCAAACCTGGCACTGCAGGAATGCCATGGGGCGGTTCTGCCCGTTCATGTTCCCTGGGGCCTCTGTGAACTATCTCGCCTTATCG GTTTCACTCCAGGGGCGAGGGAATTGTTTAAGCATGAGAATCATCTGGCTTTGTACCAGCTCCCTTCCGGAGAGAAGGCCAAAGAATCTGTTCCCCGGCGCCTCCATCACTTTACCAAACGCCAGCCCCCCATCAGTCACCTCATCAGTCTGTTTGTCAGGGACAGCACTACCG ATAATGTACAGATGCTCTCCCACGGCTCGGCTGACCTCATCCTAGAAGCCTGTACTGATTTCTGGGACGGGGCGGATATCTATCCGCTGTCTGGCTCGGATAG GAAAAAGGTTTTAGATTTCTACCAACGTGCCTGTCTGTCTGGATATTGTTCTGCATTCGCTTATAAGCCTATGCAGGTGGCATTGTCTGGACAGCTCAATGGAAAATGTGTGGAGCTGGCTCCAGGCCCCACACTCTTTTCTGGGGTGGAGCTTCCCAGTACCACCCCCATCAAACATGGCAGCCGCAGGAACAGCTGGAGCTCTGATG AGGGTATTGGAGAAGGTTTGGAGAAGGAGGACTGTGTGCAGGCTCTAAGTGGCCAGATCTTCATGGGAATGGTGTCGTCCCAGTTCCAAGCCCGACTGGACACTGTGAGGCTCATTGAGAACCTTGTGGGAGCCTGTATCCGCTTTGTGTACTTCTCCATGGAAGATGAACTGCGCAGCAAA GTGTTTGCAGAGAAGATGGGTTTGGAGACGGGCTGGAACTGTCACATCTCTCTGACCCCAAACGGTGATGGTCACTGCGATGGTGCTCCATCCAGCCCTAGCCAAGCAGGATCTCTACATGATGACCTTCTGCAGG ATTCTCGTGATGATGCAGAGGGTCCACTACTGCCTGAAGACCAATCAGATCTTGCCAGCTTCCAGCCTACTGACAGTGATGTGCCCAGTTTCTTAGAAGACTGCAACAGA GCCAAACTGCCTCGTGGCATTCATCAGGTTCGTCCTCATTTGAAGAACATAGACAATGTGCCTCTACTGGTGCCCCTGTTCACAGACTGCACCCCTGAAA caATGTGTGAAATGATGAAGATCATGCAGGAGAACAGAGAGGTGACGTGCTGTTTGGGGAGCTCCGCAAACTTCCGTAACAGCTGCCTTTTTCTGCAGAGTGACATCAG TATCTCCTTGGATCCTCTGTACCCATCCCGGTGCTCATGGGAGACATTTGGGTACGCTGCGGGCTGTGGTCTGAATGGAGACTGTGATGAGCTGTCTCCAATGGGGCTCAGTGCTAGTCTCAACAGCCTCGCCTGCTCCATGTCCTTCCATCAGGGCGAGAGTGTGAGCATGGTCAAACTCATAGAGCAG GCGAGACACACCACCTATGGCATTCGCAAGTGCTTCCTCTTCCTACTGCAGTGTCAGCTGACACTGGTCATCATTCag TTCCTGGCCTGCCTTATTCAGTTGCCTCCTCCCATGAATATCACAGACATACTGTGGCTTTCCTGCTTTTGTTACCCACTGCTAAG CGTGTCCTTCCTGGGAAAACCTCCTGACAGTTCAGTAATGACAGTTGCGACTGGAAAGAATCTGGACTCCATACCACGCAAG ACCCAGCACTACTTCCTGGGCTGGTTCCTGTTGAAGTTTGGTCTGACGATGTTAGCATACTTAGTCGGCTTCGGGTTTTCTCTACAGGAAATGTGTTTTAGAGCAGCTAACCTCACAAGAACTGATAACAGCTCCATCACCTGCACTCACATACTCACATCCAG CTCCCAGGATGGCCCGCAGTGGTTTGGTGAATTGTCCAATGGCCTGCTTTTGATTCAGAAGATCATGGCAGGGTTTCTGGCTTTGCACACAG TGGTCATTTCTCTGAGCTATGTACATCGTTCACAACCCCTGTGGAGGAGGAACCCGTTCAGTAACACATGGTGGTGTCTCACAGTGCCTGTGGT ATTGTTGGGACAGGTGGTGCAGGCTGTGATAGATTATCAGTTGTGGCAGGATAGGAATACAGAAATCGTCTTCACGCTACATCACATTCCCCTCTTGGTCTGGCTGTTGGTCTCTCTGTCCATCGTACTTGTGGTGCTAATCAATGAAGCAGTAAAACTGCATGAAATCAG GGTACGAGTGCGTTACCAGAAGAGGCAGAAGCTTCAGTTTGAGACTAAGCTGGGAATGAACTCTCCATTCTGA
- the tmem94 gene encoding transmembrane protein 94 isoform X2 — translation MELQDKKQEEAATPLGLSTAQALCTLRDQLSNLLGQHQKSSRRRSTVQELWAKSFLHHDSRHSCFHWPGAVLTLVVVVGLLCCHGSQPKGSQGIELVNAGALFLLLLLNLFLIGRQQRLRTSEMVRRLKSIISQLNDFLERSAGHPLRWAPSLYPDLYTPTSPSWSLHWTFRDEQLVNLPVSLLVEGDVIALRPGQEAFASLRGIKDDEHIVLEPGDLFPPFSPPPSPRGNERKGPHSPQQYRLFRVVRTPILDSVRNSLDLALSRPITALDNERFTVQSIIAKFACPAVLVAFFSINTIRYFCDTPSLTPGPFNFLQLQMMGVLPILPLLFPVMWILVNAYGEARVLAESSRNSPTGLEMLRCVWRYLVSVLKGESQTLCYTSSLLHSLGSVTVLCCVDKQGILSWPNPSPETVLFFSGRVEPPHDSQDDLRDDLSVNSLCRTEGEEERDEAQEGEALLCLPAFEPSLHMAEQEPSETSHDTARSSDTQRQRRGPQTTRSKHPSGSNVSFSHDTEGGEDDIAQPCGVGDDLCEAEDFVCDYHLEMLSLSQDQQNPVSIQFDDSGWQNHLPSLKPLGLNILLNLCNATVTQQLCRFSDHLSNLALQECHGAVLPVHVPWGLCELSRLIGFTPGARELFKHENHLALYQLPSGEKAKESVPRRLHHFTKRQPPISHLISLFVRDSTTDNVQMLSHGSADLILEACTDFWDGADIYPLSGSDRKKVLDFYQRACLSGYCSAFAYKPMQVALSGQLNGKCVELAPGPTLFSGVELPSTTPIKHGSRRNSWSSDEGIGEGLEKEDCVQALSGQIFMGMVSSQFQARLDTVRLIENLVGACIRFVYFSMEDELRSKVFAEKMGLETGWNCHISLTPNGDGHCDGAPSSPSQAGSLHDDLLQDSRDDAEGPLLPEDQSDLASFQPTDSDVPSFLEDCNRAKLPRGIHQVRPHLKNIDNVPLLVPLFTDCTPETMCEMMKIMQENREVTCCLGSSANFRNSCLFLQSDISISLDPLYPSRCSWETFGYAAGCGLNGDCDELSPMGLSASLNSLACSMSFHQGESVSMVKLIEQARHTTYGIRKCFLFLLQCQLTLVIIQFLACLIQLPPPMNITDILWLSCFCYPLLSVSFLGKPPDSSVMTVATGKNLDSIPRKTQHYFLGWFLLKFGLTMLAYLVGFGFSLQEMCFRAANLTRTDNSSITCTHILTSSSQDGPQWFGELSNGLLLIQKIMAGFLALHTVVISLSYVHRSQPLWRRNPFSNTWWCLTVPVVLLGQVVQAVIDYQLWQDRNTEIVFTLHHIPLLVWLLVSLSIVLVVLINEAVKLHEIRVRVRYQKRQKLQFETKLGMNSPF, via the exons ATGGAGCTACAGGATAAGAAACAG GAGGAGGCGGCGACTCCACTGGGACTGTCCACGGCTCAGGCTCTGTGCACCCTACGGGACCAGCTGTCCAACTTACTGGGGCAACACCAGAAATCCAGCCGGCGCAGATCCACCGTACAG GAGCTATGGGCCAAGAGCTTCCTTCACCATGACAGCCGGCATTCGTGCTTCCATTGGCCCGGAGCTGTTCTCACTCTGGTTGTGGTGGTTGGGCTGCTGTGTTGTCACGGCAGCCAGCCGAAGGGCAG TCAAGGTATAGAGTTAGTGAACGCGGGTGCACTCTTCCTGCTCCTGCTACTGAACCTCTTCCTCATTGGGCGGCAGCAGAGGTTACGGACGAGTGAGATGGTGCGGAGGCTCAAGTCCATCATCTCACAGCTGAACG ATTTTTTGGAGAGAAGTGCAGGACATCCACTCCGATGGGCCCCCTCTTTGTATCCTGACCTCTACACCCCCACTTCCCCTTCCTGGTCACTGCATTGGACATTCAGAGATGAGCAGCTGGTTAATCTACCTGTCAGTCTTTTGGTGGAAGGTGATGTTATTGCTCTTAGACCGGGCCAAGAAGCCTTTGCATCTCTCAGAGGCATCAAG GACGACGAACACATTGTGCTGGAGCCAGGAGACCTTTTTCCGCCGTTCTCTCCTCCTCCCTCCCCACGCGGGAATGAGCGGAAGGGCCCCCACAGTCCTCAGCAGTACCGCCTCTTTAGGGTGGTGCGCACACCTATACTCGACAGTGTCAG GAACAGTCTTGACCTGGCTCTCTCCCGTCCAATCACAGCCCTTGATAATGAGCGGTTTACAGTGCAGTCCATTATTGCCAAATTCGCCTGTCCTGCTGTATTG GTGGCCTTTTTCTCTATTAACACGATCCGGTACTTCTGTGACACTCCCAGTCTCACCCCTGGACCTTTCAACTTCCTTCAGTTGCAG ATGATGGGTGTATTGCCCATTTTACCTCTGCTGTTTCCTGTGATGTGGATTCTGGTCAATGCGTACGGAGAGGCCCGTGTGTTAGCCGAGTCCAGCCGTAACTCTCCCACTGGCCTG GAGATGCTACGCTGTGTGTGGAGATACCTGGTCAGTGTTTTGAAGGGAGAGTCCCAGACCCTCTGTTATACCTCCAGTCTGCTGCACTCGTTGGGTTCAGTCACT GTGCTTTGCTGTGTGGATAAGCAGGGCATTCTGTCCTGGCCCAATCCCAGTCCCGAGACTGTGCTATTCTTCAGCGGACGAGTAGAACCACCTCATGACAGCCAGGATGACCTCAGAGACGACCTGTCAGTCAACTCCCTCTGCAGGACAGAGGGCGAGGAGGAACGAGATGAG GCTCAGGAAGGTGAAGCACTGCTGTGTTTACCGGCGTTTGAACCCTCCCTTCACATGGCTGAGCAGGAACCCAGCGAGACGTCACATGACACCGCCCGCTCCTCAGACACCCAGCGCCAACGTCGAGGACCCCAAACCACCCGTTCCAAACACCCATCAGGCTCCAATGTCAGTTTCAGCCATGACACTGAGGGTGGTGAAGATGACATTGCTCAG CCATGCGGTGTGGGTGATGATCTGTGTGAAGCAGAAGATTTTGTGTGCGACTATCATCTGGAGATGTTGAGCCTGTCCCAGGATCAGCAGAACCCTGTCAGCATCCAGTTTGATGACTCTGGTTGGCAGAATCACCTGCCCTCTTTGAAGCCTCTTGGCTTGAACATCCTGTTGAACCTGTGCAATGCCACCGTCACCCAGCAGCTCTGCAGATTCTCCGATCACTTGTCAAACCTGGCACTGCAGGAATGCCATGGGGCGGTTCTGCCCGTTCATGTTCCCTGGGGCCTCTGTGAACTATCTCGCCTTATCG GTTTCACTCCAGGGGCGAGGGAATTGTTTAAGCATGAGAATCATCTGGCTTTGTACCAGCTCCCTTCCGGAGAGAAGGCCAAAGAATCTGTTCCCCGGCGCCTCCATCACTTTACCAAACGCCAGCCCCCCATCAGTCACCTCATCAGTCTGTTTGTCAGGGACAGCACTACCG ATAATGTACAGATGCTCTCCCACGGCTCGGCTGACCTCATCCTAGAAGCCTGTACTGATTTCTGGGACGGGGCGGATATCTATCCGCTGTCTGGCTCGGATAG GAAAAAGGTTTTAGATTTCTACCAACGTGCCTGTCTGTCTGGATATTGTTCTGCATTCGCTTATAAGCCTATGCAGGTGGCATTGTCTGGACAGCTCAATGGAAAATGTGTGGAGCTGGCTCCAGGCCCCACACTCTTTTCTGGGGTGGAGCTTCCCAGTACCACCCCCATCAAACATGGCAGCCGCAGGAACAGCTGGAGCTCTGATG AGGGTATTGGAGAAGGTTTGGAGAAGGAGGACTGTGTGCAGGCTCTAAGTGGCCAGATCTTCATGGGAATGGTGTCGTCCCAGTTCCAAGCCCGACTGGACACTGTGAGGCTCATTGAGAACCTTGTGGGAGCCTGTATCCGCTTTGTGTACTTCTCCATGGAAGATGAACTGCGCAGCAAA GTGTTTGCAGAGAAGATGGGTTTGGAGACGGGCTGGAACTGTCACATCTCTCTGACCCCAAACGGTGATGGTCACTGCGATGGTGCTCCATCCAGCCCTAGCCAAGCAGGATCTCTACATGATGACCTTCTGCAGG ATTCTCGTGATGATGCAGAGGGTCCACTACTGCCTGAAGACCAATCAGATCTTGCCAGCTTCCAGCCTACTGACAGTGATGTGCCCAGTTTCTTAGAAGACTGCAACAGA GCCAAACTGCCTCGTGGCATTCATCAGGTTCGTCCTCATTTGAAGAACATAGACAATGTGCCTCTACTGGTGCCCCTGTTCACAGACTGCACCCCTGAAA caATGTGTGAAATGATGAAGATCATGCAGGAGAACAGAGAGGTGACGTGCTGTTTGGGGAGCTCCGCAAACTTCCGTAACAGCTGCCTTTTTCTGCAGAGTGACATCAG TATCTCCTTGGATCCTCTGTACCCATCCCGGTGCTCATGGGAGACATTTGGGTACGCTGCGGGCTGTGGTCTGAATGGAGACTGTGATGAGCTGTCTCCAATGGGGCTCAGTGCTAGTCTCAACAGCCTCGCCTGCTCCATGTCCTTCCATCAGGGCGAGAGTGTGAGCATGGTCAAACTCATAGAGCAG GCGAGACACACCACCTATGGCATTCGCAAGTGCTTCCTCTTCCTACTGCAGTGTCAGCTGACACTGGTCATCATTCag TTCCTGGCCTGCCTTATTCAGTTGCCTCCTCCCATGAATATCACAGACATACTGTGGCTTTCCTGCTTTTGTTACCCACTGCTAAG CGTGTCCTTCCTGGGAAAACCTCCTGACAGTTCAGTAATGACAGTTGCGACTGGAAAGAATCTGGACTCCATACCACGCAAG ACCCAGCACTACTTCCTGGGCTGGTTCCTGTTGAAGTTTGGTCTGACGATGTTAGCATACTTAGTCGGCTTCGGGTTTTCTCTACAGGAAATGTGTTTTAGAGCAGCTAACCTCACAAGAACTGATAACAGCTCCATCACCTGCACTCACATACTCACATCCAG CTCCCAGGATGGCCCGCAGTGGTTTGGTGAATTGTCCAATGGCCTGCTTTTGATTCAGAAGATCATGGCAGGGTTTCTGGCTTTGCACACAG TGGTCATTTCTCTGAGCTATGTACATCGTTCACAACCCCTGTGGAGGAGGAACCCGTTCAGTAACACATGGTGGTGTCTCACAGTGCCTGTGGT ATTGTTGGGACAGGTGGTGCAGGCTGTGATAGATTATCAGTTGTGGCAGGATAGGAATACAGAAATCGTCTTCACGCTACATCACATTCCCCTCTTGGTCTGGCTGTTGGTCTCTCTGTCCATCGTACTTGTGGTGCTAATCAATGAAGCAGTAAAACTGCATGAAATCAG GGTACGAGTGCGTTACCAGAAGAGGCAGAAGCTTCAGTTTGAGACTAAGCTGGGAATGAACTCTCCATTCTGA